Within the Alteromonas sp. M12 genome, the region AAGGTACTTTATGTATGCCTTCTTTATTGAATCAAACCTTGCTAAAACAAGATATTCATCTTGAGCATGGAAGACCCCTTGCTTCGCCGTTGATTGGTACACGTTTGCTGTTACCTATCAAAGATAGATTGTATTTATGGGCGTTGGTATTCGGTGACGTTGGTGCGGCATGGGATAAATTAGGCGACTTGCAGAATGCGTTTCATGATGCAAATGGTCAACCGATAACGAAACAAACCTTTGCAGCAATTATTGCTCAAAGCCAACCCGCTTTTAATCAACGGGTTGTGCCCGAGCTGTTACGCTTGGGCATTCTTCAATACCGTTAATTGCAAGGCCTTTAATTGCAAGAGAAGCCACCATCGATATTAATCACTTCGCCAGTCACTAAGTTTGAAGCAGCGGATGCTAAAAACATAAAGATTCCATTAAAGTCTTCAGGCTCTCCTAGGCGTCCTAACGGGATTCGACTTAGCACATCGGCGCGTTTGTCGGCAGCTTCTGGCTCAAACAACCAACTCGTTAATGCCGAGCGAAATACTGTAGGCGCGATGGCGTTAACACAAATATTATGTGGTCCAAGTTCCACGGCTAAAGAACGAGTAAGCATATTGACTGCAGCCTTAGATGTACCATACGCGGAAGTACCGGCAGCGGTAGCAAACTGAGCACGCACCGAGGAAACTAAGATGATTTTTCCGCCACGACCTTGCTCGGTCATCACTTTACTGGCTTCCCTTGATACCAGCCAGCTTTGTTTAACGTTTGCATCCATAACACGATCAAATTCTTCTGGGCTCATTTGTGCTATGGGTTTAACTACTGCGGTACCTGAAGCACAAACCAGAATATCAAGGGGATGTTTTTGAGTAGCATGCTCAAGCATGCGAGTGACGGCTTCTTCGTTTTCCGGTCTGCCCACAAAATAGGAAACCTCTACCCCGTAAGACTGAATTTCCTGTGCAAGGGCCGATAATGTCTCACTATTCGAGCCTGTTAATGTAATGTTTGCACCTGCTGCGGCCAACGCTCTTGCTGCTGCCGATCCTAACGCACCCGTAGCACCAACTACGAGGGCTGACTTGCCATCAAGGCTAAATAAAGATGCTGGTGAAGTTTGTTGCATAATTGTAACTCCCTTAAGTTTCAAACTGACAATAAATTGCCTCCAACCCAAGTATTCTGCAGTCTCAGCCTAAAAACCATTTAAATTTAAATAGTGTTTCAATAGTTAAGACAACCCTGTCGAAGCGTCCCTTTTCCCGTGCAATACTCTTTTCACACCTTGCAACTGTGGATAACAAAATGACCGTTAGAACAGAACCAAACACTGGCCTTCAATTTGTAGAGTTGAGCCACCCATGGCATCACAATCAACCCGTTTTGCCTGGACACGATGAACTTATTCTATACCGTTCAGTGAATCACGCGAAACATGGTGTGATGAGCCAGAAATTTAAAACGACTTTTCATACTTCAACACATGTTAATGCGCCTATTCATTTAGTCTCTGGTGCCAAAGGCATCGGCGAATTGCCGCTAGAAACATTCTGGGGTACAGGCGTCGTAATTTCTATACCCAAACAAAAATGGCAGCAAGTTAGCGCCGCTGATTTAGCTTCATTTGATCAATATATTAATGCCGGTGATATCGTTTTGATCAACACCGGATGGCATCACCTTTATGCTGATAGCCAAGCCTATTTTGGCCACTCTCCAGGCATCACAGAAGATGCAGCTCAATGGTTCGTGGATAAAAAAATCAAAATGTTGGGAGTAGACACTCCGCAAGTCGACCATCCTCTTGC harbors:
- a CDS encoding SDR family oxidoreductase, encoding MQQTSPASLFSLDGKSALVVGATGALGSAAARALAAAGANITLTGSNSETLSALAQEIQSYGVEVSYFVGRPENEEAVTRMLEHATQKHPLDILVCASGTAVVKPIAQMSPEEFDRVMDANVKQSWLVSREASKVMTEQGRGGKIILVSSVRAQFATAAGTSAYGTSKAAVNMLTRSLAVELGPHNICVNAIAPTVFRSALTSWLFEPEAADKRADVLSRIPLGRLGEPEDFNGIFMFLASAASNLVTGEVINIDGGFSCN
- a CDS encoding cyclase family protein gives rise to the protein MTVRTEPNTGLQFVELSHPWHHNQPVLPGHDELILYRSVNHAKHGVMSQKFKTTFHTSTHVNAPIHLVSGAKGIGELPLETFWGTGVVISIPKQKWQQVSAADLASFDQYINAGDIVLINTGWHHLYADSQAYFGHSPGITEDAAQWFVDKKIKMLGVDTPQVDHPLATSLGLHRNGPTMKRLAPEYEAETGRSASEDFPDWIPAHKLLLQNGIPTIENVGGDLDSVTGKRTTFHAMPWRWNEGDACVIRLMAISDPNGQYRIEPGTNQE